A part of Misgurnus anguillicaudatus chromosome 6, ASM2758022v2, whole genome shotgun sequence genomic DNA contains:
- the LOC141364386 gene encoding verrucotoxin subunit beta-like isoform X1, whose amino-acid sequence MSPLNLKMKVTTSCCTTLTGCSHLFSSSATVDEVFNMESEGVIEVAALGRPFQLGMLYDCRKDALVPGITLWNEEKLKLSIRSHDQINTDFKVTASDSIEEKSNLLNIEASMKLSLLGGLINVTGAAKYLNDTKKSFIQQRLTLHYHSTTRFEELSMNHLASENIAHHEVFDHDTATHVVTAVLYGADACFVFDREVSSDEDKTAVEGEVEVALEKLKKLSVDVNVKAKLSMDDAQKNAGQNFTVTFYGDFQLPSNPTSFEDALKVYAELPKLLGEDYNLVVPLRVWLYPLSKLNSRASKLLKEISIDLISKTASALESLNTTEMKCSDLLKDSPASALTSFHDKILQMKQNCYKYKLSLMKKLGSLLPQIRGDKIEDSALIDLLKDHHESPFRESELAEWLKAREEESEIIKTLLRQLIDSGAKVENNLRAILMDLDVENLVSYTFTSLDWSDVLLPKQMTYLEPSTMRNKNDLDSKKETSWLTDAIHKTMRSNLEMFKNLIDSKDHKPVKFIVSSKQMDDHPGSCILLYEGGCVETFCFTPPSQPARPITEEVKGDSVIIYVKPSTCPATEELKLLYKINQEKIWTSQPVLKDQNTVTLTDLRPGTEYEIKCAAVGKLNFTTESDVIIVKTEGSIRPFMGYCGLINPGWTSCWNTLLQTLYMTKEYRDHVMRLNTGGGSTEDKFIKELKMLFENLGKRQGPVSTKSTQETADEIFKRLRFYRKSSLWFRKCRDEDDYPAECLWKILQVTRSSEIFMFDENRDTRCQSCNTVSITGIISVTFEEFQDVEDALQIRKGFIQQFCSDCNKPLRTKHEIHSQKILIVRLRRFKEGRVEKNELEVIIRPHLKISSHEFELYAIINYYGSKQSGHYNVDIKCENEQWYRFDEIQVCESFLNNISQRNENFVYRSSSAYMLFYRPNKHNS is encoded by the exons TGTTCAATATGGAGTCCGAAGGAGTGATAGAAGTTGCCGCTTTAGGGAGACCCTTTCAGCTGGGGATGCTCTACGACTGCAGGAAAGATGCTCTCGTGCCAG GAATCACGTTGTGGAATGAAGAAAAGCTCAAGCTGAGTATTCGATCTCATGATCAAATTAATACAGATTTCAAAGTTACAGCTTCAGACTCTATTGAAGAAAAATCAAACTTATTGAACATTGAAGCCTCTATGAAATTGAGTCTGTTGGGTGGATTGATCAACGTAACCGGTGCAGCCAAATATCTCAATGACACCAAGAAGTCTTTCATTCAGCAGAGACTGACTCTACATTATCATTCAACTACCAGGTTTGAAGAACTGAGCATGAACCATTTAGCATCTGAAAATATAGCTCACCATGAGGTGTTTGATCATGATACAGCGACACATGTGGTGACGGCAGTGCTGTACGGAGCTGACGCCTGCTTTGTGTTCGACAGAGAGGTTTCTTCAGATGAGGACAAAACTGCGGTAGAAGGAGAAGTAGAGGTAGCATTAGAGAAACTCAAAAAACTATCTGTAGATGTAAATGTAAAGGCGAAGCTAAGCATGGATGACGCTCAGAAGAATGCAGGGCAAAATTTCACTGTCACATTTTATGGTGATTTTCAGTTGCCGTCTAATCCAACTTCATTTGAAGATGCTTTAAAGGTTTACGCTGAACTTCCCAAACTGCTGGGAGAAGACTATAATCTTGTGGTTCCACTGAGAGTGTGGCTGTATCCTCTGAGCAAACTTAACTCGAGAGCTTCAAAACTTCTGAAGGAAATCAGCATTGATCTAATCAGTAAAACAGCATCAGCATTAGAGAGTTTAAATACAACTGAGATGAAATGCAGTGATCTTCTGAAAGACTCTCCTGCTTCAGCTTTAACTTCATTTCATGATAAAATACTGCAGATGAAGCAGAACTGTTACAAATACAAGTTGAGTCTCATGAAGAAACTCGGCTCTCTGTTACCTCAGATCCGTGGAGATAAGATTGAAGACTCAGCACTGATAGATCTACTGAAAGATCATCATGAATCTCCATTCAGAGAAAGTGAGCTTGCAGAATGGCTGAAGGCGAGAGAGGAAGAGTCTGAGATCATCAAAACACTGCTCAGACAACTAATTGATTCTGGTGCAAAAGTAGAAAACAACCTACGTGCAATCTTGATGGATCTAGATGTTGAAAATCTGGTTAGCTACACATTCACATCATTGGACTGGTCAGATGTGCTCCTTCCTAAACAAATGACCTACTTAGAACCTTCAacaatgagaaataaaaatgacCTGGACTCCAAGAAGGAAACATCATGGCTCACAGATGCCATCCACAAGACTATGAGGAGCAACTTGGAGATGTTTAAGAACTTGATTGATTCAAAAGATCATAAACCAGTCAAGTTTATTGTGTCATCAAAACAAATGGATGATCATCCAGGTTCCTGCATTCTCCTGTATGAAGGTGGATGTGTTGAAACGTTTTGCTTCACTCCTCCATCACAGCCGGCTCGTCCAATCACAGAAGAGGTTAAAGGTGACAGTGTGATTATATACGTTAAACCCTCAACATGTCCGGCTACAGAGGAACTCAAGTTACTCTACAAAATAAATCAAGAGAAGATCTGGACATCTCAACCTGTGCTGAAGGACCAAAATACTGTAACTCTGACTGATCTGAGACCAGGCACTGAATATGAGATTAAATGTGCAGCGGTGGGGAAACTCAACTTCACCACTGAATCTGATGTGATCATAGTTAAAACCGAG ggGAGTATCCGTCCCTTTATGG GATATTGTGGTTTGATAAATCCTGGATGGACCAGCTGTTGGAATACACTTCTGCAAACTCTCTACATGACTAAAGAATACAGAGATCATGTTATGAG ACTGAACACAGGTGGTGGGTCTACTGAGGATAAGTTCATTAAAGAGTTAAAGATGTTGTTCGAAAACTTGGGCAAAAGGCAGGGGCCGGTCTCAACAAAATCAACTCAAGAAACAGCTGACGAGATCTTTAAACGTTTAAGATTTTACAGGAAATCATCAC TCTGGTTTCGGAAATGTAGAGATGAAGATGATTACCCAGCAGAATGCCTCTGGAAGATACTTCAGGTGACTCGCTCATCTGAG ATTTTTATGTTTGATGAGAACCGTGATACAAGATGTCAATCATGCAATACTGTTTCAATAACTGGAATCATCTCAGTCACTTTTGAAGAATTTCAAGATGTG GAAGATGCTCTACAGATAAGAAAAGGATTCATCCAGCAGTTCTGTTCTGACTGTAATAAACCTCTGAGAACG AAACATGAGATCCACTCGCAAAAAATACTGATTGTACGTTTGAGGAGATTCAAAGAAGGAAGAGTGGAGAAAAATGAACTGGAAGTGATAATTCGTCCTCATTTGAAG ATTTCCTCTCATGAGTTTGAGCTCTATGCCATAATAAATTACTATGGCTCAAAACAAAGTGGACACTATAATGTAGACATCAAATGTGAAAATGAACAATGGTATCGCTTTGATGAAATCCAAGTGTGTGAg AGTTTTTTGAACAATATTTCACAAAGAAACGAGAACTTCGTGTACAG GTCTTCAAGTGCTTATATGCTCTTCTACAGACCCAATAAACACA ATTCATGA
- the LOC141364386 gene encoding verrucotoxin subunit beta-like isoform X2, whose protein sequence is MSPLNLKMKVTTSCCTTLTGCSHLFSSSATVDEVFNMESEGVIEVAALGRPFQLGMLYDCRKDALVPGITLWNEEKLKLSIRSHDQINTDFKVTASDSIEEKSNLLNIEASMKLSLLGGLINVTGAAKYLNDTKKSFIQQRLTLHYHSTTRFEELSMNHLASENIAHHEVFDHDTATHVVTAVLYGADACFVFDREVSSDEDKTAVEGEVEVALEKLKKLSVDVNVKAKLSMDDAQKNAGQNFTVTFYGDFQLPSNPTSFEDALKVYAELPKLLGEDYNLVVPLRVWLYPLSKLNSRASKLLKEISIDLISKTASALESLNTTEMKCSDLLKDSPASALTSFHDKILQMKQNCYKYKLSLMKKLGSLLPQIRGDKIEDSALIDLLKDHHESPFRESELAEWLKAREEESEIIKTLLRQLIDSGAKVENNLRAILMDLDVENLVSYTFTSLDWSDVLLPKQMTYLEPSTMRNKNDLDSKKETSWLTDAIHKTMRSNLEMFKNLIDSKDHKPVKFIVSSKQMDDHPGSCILLYEGGCVETFCFTPPSQPARPITEEVKGDSVIIYVKPSTCPATEELKLLYKINQEKIWTSQPVLKDQNTVTLTDLRPGTEYEIKCAAVGKLNFTTESDVIIVKTEGSIRPFMGYCGLINPGWTSCWNTLLQTLYMTKEYRDHVMRLNTGGGSTEDKFIKELKMLFENLGKRQGPVSTKSTQETADEIFKRLRFYRKSSLWFRKCRDEDDYPAECLWKILQVTRSSEIFMFDENRDTRCQSCNTVSITGIISVTFEEFQDVEDALQIRKGFIQQFCSDCNKPLRTKHEIHSQKILIVRLRRFKEGRVEKNELEVIIRPHLKISSHEFELYAIINYYGSKQSGHYNVDIKCENEQWYRFDEIQVCESFLNNLSQRNENFVYRSSSAYMLFYRPNKHNS, encoded by the exons TGTTCAATATGGAGTCCGAAGGAGTGATAGAAGTTGCCGCTTTAGGGAGACCCTTTCAGCTGGGGATGCTCTACGACTGCAGGAAAGATGCTCTCGTGCCAG GAATCACGTTGTGGAATGAAGAAAAGCTCAAGCTGAGTATTCGATCTCATGATCAAATTAATACAGATTTCAAAGTTACAGCTTCAGACTCTATTGAAGAAAAATCAAACTTATTGAACATTGAAGCCTCTATGAAATTGAGTCTGTTGGGTGGATTGATCAACGTAACCGGTGCAGCCAAATATCTCAATGACACCAAGAAGTCTTTCATTCAGCAGAGACTGACTCTACATTATCATTCAACTACCAGGTTTGAAGAACTGAGCATGAACCATTTAGCATCTGAAAATATAGCTCACCATGAGGTGTTTGATCATGATACAGCGACACATGTGGTGACGGCAGTGCTGTACGGAGCTGACGCCTGCTTTGTGTTCGACAGAGAGGTTTCTTCAGATGAGGACAAAACTGCGGTAGAAGGAGAAGTAGAGGTAGCATTAGAGAAACTCAAAAAACTATCTGTAGATGTAAATGTAAAGGCGAAGCTAAGCATGGATGACGCTCAGAAGAATGCAGGGCAAAATTTCACTGTCACATTTTATGGTGATTTTCAGTTGCCGTCTAATCCAACTTCATTTGAAGATGCTTTAAAGGTTTACGCTGAACTTCCCAAACTGCTGGGAGAAGACTATAATCTTGTGGTTCCACTGAGAGTGTGGCTGTATCCTCTGAGCAAACTTAACTCGAGAGCTTCAAAACTTCTGAAGGAAATCAGCATTGATCTAATCAGTAAAACAGCATCAGCATTAGAGAGTTTAAATACAACTGAGATGAAATGCAGTGATCTTCTGAAAGACTCTCCTGCTTCAGCTTTAACTTCATTTCATGATAAAATACTGCAGATGAAGCAGAACTGTTACAAATACAAGTTGAGTCTCATGAAGAAACTCGGCTCTCTGTTACCTCAGATCCGTGGAGATAAGATTGAAGACTCAGCACTGATAGATCTACTGAAAGATCATCATGAATCTCCATTCAGAGAAAGTGAGCTTGCAGAATGGCTGAAGGCGAGAGAGGAAGAGTCTGAGATCATCAAAACACTGCTCAGACAACTAATTGATTCTGGTGCAAAAGTAGAAAACAACCTACGTGCAATCTTGATGGATCTAGATGTTGAAAATCTGGTTAGCTACACATTCACATCATTGGACTGGTCAGATGTGCTCCTTCCTAAACAAATGACCTACTTAGAACCTTCAacaatgagaaataaaaatgacCTGGACTCCAAGAAGGAAACATCATGGCTCACAGATGCCATCCACAAGACTATGAGGAGCAACTTGGAGATGTTTAAGAACTTGATTGATTCAAAAGATCATAAACCAGTCAAGTTTATTGTGTCATCAAAACAAATGGATGATCATCCAGGTTCCTGCATTCTCCTGTATGAAGGTGGATGTGTTGAAACGTTTTGCTTCACTCCTCCATCACAGCCGGCTCGTCCAATCACAGAAGAGGTTAAAGGTGACAGTGTGATTATATACGTTAAACCCTCAACATGTCCGGCTACAGAGGAACTCAAGTTACTCTACAAAATAAATCAAGAGAAGATCTGGACATCTCAACCTGTGCTGAAGGACCAAAATACTGTAACTCTGACTGATCTGAGACCAGGCACTGAATATGAGATTAAATGTGCAGCGGTGGGGAAACTCAACTTCACCACTGAATCTGATGTGATCATAGTTAAAACCGAG ggGAGTATCCGTCCCTTTATGG GATATTGTGGTTTGATAAATCCTGGATGGACCAGCTGTTGGAATACACTTCTGCAAACTCTCTACATGACTAAAGAATACAGAGATCATGTTATGAG ACTGAACACAGGTGGTGGGTCTACTGAGGATAAGTTCATTAAAGAGTTAAAGATGTTGTTCGAAAACTTGGGCAAAAGGCAGGGGCCGGTCTCAACAAAATCAACTCAAGAAACAGCTGACGAGATCTTTAAACGTTTAAGATTTTACAGGAAATCATCAC TCTGGTTTCGGAAATGTAGAGATGAAGATGATTACCCAGCAGAATGCCTCTGGAAGATACTTCAGGTGACTCGCTCATCTGAG ATTTTTATGTTTGATGAGAACCGTGATACAAGATGTCAATCATGCAATACTGTTTCAATAACTGGAATCATCTCAGTCACTTTTGAAGAATTTCAAGATGTG GAAGATGCTCTACAGATAAGAAAAGGATTCATCCAGCAGTTCTGTTCTGACTGTAATAAACCTCTGAGAACG AAACATGAGATCCACTCGCAAAAAATACTGATTGTACGTTTGAGGAGATTCAAAGAAGGAAGAGTGGAGAAAAATGAACTGGAAGTGATAATTCGTCCTCATTTGAAG ATTTCCTCTCATGAGTTTGAGCTCTATGCCATAATAAATTACTATGGCTCAAAACAAAGTGGACACTATAATGTAGACATCAAATGTGAAAATGAACAATGGTATCGCTTTGATGAAATCCAAGTGTGTGAg